One region of Jatrophihabitans cynanchi genomic DNA includes:
- a CDS encoding DEAD/DEAH box helicase family protein, whose translation MNDSYLDPRLLLLGGPDRFTRQVERLLGQLGYADIANIDGSGDKGGDLLASIAGTQWVLQCKWQRRGSVPQAGVNEVSEAMDHYRAERGVVVTNLAPSRDADTRRQALARIGQRIDFWTGHDLTQLWEQSPDRGPRIRLRDYQREAVTALIDDLDTEGRALLVLATGLGKTVVGGEVISHHLDLDPTADILVAAHTKDLVAQLERALWRHLPKTVKTQILTGDEKTADLRGVTFATVASALNAALSGYRPSLVMVDETHHVGEDGHYSALLDELKDSSQFGVTATPWRGDRYDIEDHFGPASYKLGIEEGMRRGYLAQVDYRLFVDNIDWDVVKDVSRRAYSMKELNSRLFLPQRDEAVRDELLAAWNSTLDPRAIVFCQTIEHAERMAELLSRTPEWRSTKAVHTGPGMSMRERQLRLLDFRAGRIPILTAVDILNEGVDVPDINIICFARVTHSRRIFVQQLGRGLRLREGKHKVIALDFVSDLRRVAAVLNLRRQTGADEIEVIPDVPLPQISFSDAKAESLLEQWILDAASLETANDDARLQFIDPEIPAS comes from the coding sequence ATGAATGACTCCTACCTCGACCCGCGGCTGCTCCTGCTCGGCGGCCCGGACCGGTTCACCCGCCAAGTCGAACGGCTGCTCGGCCAACTCGGCTACGCCGATATCGCCAACATCGACGGCTCCGGCGACAAGGGCGGCGACTTGTTGGCCAGCATCGCGGGAACGCAATGGGTCCTTCAGTGCAAGTGGCAACGACGCGGCTCGGTCCCCCAGGCCGGCGTCAACGAGGTCTCCGAGGCGATGGATCACTACCGCGCCGAACGCGGCGTCGTCGTCACCAACCTCGCACCCAGCCGAGACGCCGACACCCGGCGCCAGGCTCTGGCCAGGATCGGGCAGCGGATCGACTTCTGGACCGGCCACGACCTGACTCAGCTCTGGGAGCAAAGCCCTGACCGCGGTCCCCGCATTCGGCTGCGTGACTATCAGCGTGAAGCGGTCACTGCGCTGATCGACGATCTCGATACCGAAGGCCGCGCCCTGCTGGTTTTGGCGACCGGCCTGGGTAAGACCGTCGTCGGCGGCGAGGTGATCTCCCACCACCTCGACCTTGACCCGACCGCGGACATCCTGGTCGCCGCGCACACTAAGGACCTAGTGGCCCAACTGGAACGTGCCCTGTGGCGGCACCTGCCCAAGACCGTCAAGACACAGATCCTCACCGGCGACGAGAAGACAGCCGACCTACGAGGCGTCACCTTCGCGACCGTGGCCAGCGCCCTGAACGCGGCGCTCAGCGGGTACCGGCCGTCGCTGGTGATGGTCGACGAGACCCACCACGTCGGCGAGGACGGCCACTACAGCGCGCTGCTAGACGAGCTGAAAGACTCCAGCCAGTTCGGCGTCACCGCGACACCCTGGCGCGGCGACAGGTACGACATCGAAGACCACTTCGGGCCCGCCTCCTACAAGCTCGGCATAGAGGAGGGCATGCGTCGCGGATACCTCGCTCAAGTCGACTACCGACTGTTCGTCGACAACATCGACTGGGACGTCGTCAAGGACGTCTCTCGGCGCGCCTACTCGATGAAGGAACTCAATAGCAGACTGTTCCTGCCTCAACGCGACGAAGCCGTCCGAGACGAACTGCTGGCCGCGTGGAACTCCACCCTCGATCCGCGCGCGATCGTGTTCTGCCAGACCATCGAGCACGCCGAACGCATGGCCGAACTACTCAGCCGCACCCCCGAGTGGCGCAGCACCAAGGCGGTCCACACCGGACCCGGCATGTCGATGCGCGAACGCCAACTGCGGCTGCTGGACTTCCGCGCCGGACGGATCCCGATCCTCACCGCGGTCGACATCCTCAATGAAGGCGTCGACGTCCCCGACATCAACATTATTTGTTTCGCGCGAGTCACCCACAGCCGCCGCATCTTCGTGCAACAACTCGGCCGCGGTCTGAGGCTTCGCGAAGGAAAGCACAAGGTCATCGCGCTGGACTTCGTCAGCGACCTGCGCCGTGTCGCCGCCGTCTTGAACCTGCGCCGCCAAACCGGCGCCGACGAGATCGAAGTCATCCCCGACGTTCCGCTACCCCAGATCAGCTTCTCCGACGCCAAAGCCGAATCCCTGCTAGAGCAGTGGATCCTGGACGCCGCCTCGCTCGAGACGGCGAACGACGACGCCCGGTTGCAATTCATCGACCCCGAGATCCCAGCATCATGA
- a CDS encoding DUF262 domain-containing protein, with protein sequence MKGVVNLDPPYQRESDVWKPGARSALIDSIINGLDVPKLYFETATVRRVSPEGLAYQYAVIDGKQRLEAILAFLADQLKLAEDFVFFEDEAVKAAGMTLSTLQAEYPLLARRFVDFELPIVRVTSDSGDLIEEMFQRLNASAALNAAERRNALTGPTRDAANTLAEHELLVIRSPIRSARYKYRELGAKFLAIEHQVASRQKITDTKAETLYDLFVATRGASPRITAADMQAYQALAQQTLDRMVTVFDEDDRLLASIGTVVVYYIAFRQRAFADAVDRGKLAEFEQLRRQAAQMVEDEPAYGRPANARLREYNVFVQSTNDGRALARRAEILATYIAGYTAIDPLGGLDGIADGELPERDETEES encoded by the coding sequence ATGAAGGGCGTGGTCAACCTCGACCCGCCATACCAGCGCGAGAGCGACGTCTGGAAACCGGGTGCCCGCAGCGCGCTCATCGACTCGATCATCAACGGCCTCGACGTGCCGAAGCTCTACTTCGAGACCGCGACCGTGCGAAGGGTCAGCCCGGAAGGGCTTGCCTACCAGTACGCCGTCATCGACGGAAAGCAACGACTGGAAGCCATCCTCGCCTTCCTCGCCGACCAGCTCAAGCTGGCCGAAGACTTCGTCTTCTTCGAGGACGAAGCCGTCAAGGCAGCGGGAATGACGCTATCCACCCTCCAAGCCGAGTATCCGCTGCTCGCCCGCCGCTTTGTCGACTTTGAGCTGCCGATCGTCCGTGTTACGAGCGACAGCGGGGATCTGATCGAGGAGATGTTCCAGCGATTGAACGCCTCCGCGGCGCTCAATGCTGCCGAACGTCGTAACGCGCTCACTGGACCCACCCGCGACGCGGCGAACACACTGGCCGAGCACGAGCTGCTCGTCATCCGTTCGCCGATCCGGAGCGCCCGCTACAAGTACCGGGAACTCGGCGCCAAATTCCTCGCGATCGAGCACCAGGTCGCGAGCCGTCAGAAGATCACCGATACCAAAGCTGAAACTCTCTACGACCTGTTCGTAGCCACACGCGGTGCCTCTCCCCGCATCACGGCGGCTGACATGCAGGCGTACCAAGCACTCGCTCAGCAGACGCTCGACCGCATGGTCACCGTCTTCGATGAGGACGATCGACTGCTCGCGTCGATCGGCACCGTCGTCGTCTACTACATCGCCTTCCGACAACGGGCGTTCGCGGATGCTGTCGATCGAGGCAAGTTGGCGGAATTCGAGCAGCTCAGACGCCAGGCCGCGCAGATGGTGGAGGACGAGCCCGCCTACGGCCGGCCGGCCAACGCGAGACTCCGCGAGTACAACGTCTTCGTGCAGTCGACGAACGATGGCCGAGCGTTGGCCCGCCGCGCGGAAATTCTCGCAACGTACATCGCGGGCTACACCGCGATCGACCCGCTCGGCGGACTCGATGGGATCGCTGATGGCGAACTACCCGAGCGCGACGAAACCGAGGAGTCGTAA
- a CDS encoding FRG domain-containing protein, whose product MTEVVDAKSETPTIGSVEDLMRVLAPITADGREVWYRGHRDQSWRLEASAFRIERHRTGERAMLARFRQEAAAAGLQYAFDDWGWITFAQHHALPTRLLDWSQSPLVALFFACERGSESADTGVEMDGEFFVLHPNDLNVEAGDSDGGHPRLLSDGDGKLKDYLPGKDAENPSKPRAVVAPLVFDRIRFQTGTFTVSQLPTANSEPEPLRKAKALQAFVVPGDAKPDLREQLDTLGFNEVSIYRDLDRIANRIKAGHGRGPA is encoded by the coding sequence GTGACAGAAGTGGTCGACGCAAAATCTGAGACCCCGACGATCGGGTCCGTAGAAGACTTAATGCGGGTACTGGCACCGATCACGGCGGACGGGCGCGAGGTCTGGTACCGCGGCCACCGCGACCAGAGTTGGCGCCTCGAGGCGTCCGCGTTCCGCATCGAACGCCACCGGACTGGCGAACGCGCAATGCTCGCACGGTTCCGCCAGGAAGCGGCAGCGGCCGGACTTCAGTACGCGTTCGACGACTGGGGCTGGATCACCTTCGCCCAGCACCATGCTCTGCCGACGCGACTCCTCGACTGGTCACAAAGCCCGCTCGTCGCACTGTTCTTCGCCTGCGAACGTGGGTCAGAGTCCGCGGACACCGGCGTCGAGATGGACGGAGAGTTCTTCGTCCTCCACCCGAACGACCTGAACGTCGAGGCCGGCGACAGCGATGGCGGCCACCCGCGACTGCTCTCGGACGGGGACGGAAAGCTCAAGGACTATCTGCCGGGCAAGGACGCGGAGAACCCCTCCAAGCCCCGCGCCGTCGTCGCGCCGTTGGTGTTCGACCGGATTCGCTTCCAGACCGGGACGTTCACCGTTTCGCAACTGCCAACCGCGAATAGCGAACCAGAGCCACTGCGGAAGGCGAAGGCCCTCCAAGCGTTCGTCGTCCCAGGTGACGCGAAGCCCGACCTGCGCGAACAACTCGACACTCTCGGCTTCAACGAGGTCTCCATCTATCGAGATCTTGATCGCATCGCGAATCGCATCAAGGCCGGCCACGGGCGAGGGCCGGCATGA
- a CDS encoding ATP-binding protein: MSSEPRVAVGEETIDVTPHPRLLAVLGDIEFAPWQCLAELIDNAFDDFLTAPPDGETPTVAISLPARGSDRRDAQVWINDNGRGMSLDHLSGAVSAGWTSNARYGKLGLFGMGFNIATARLGNTTTVRTTRAGDPDWISVTLDLHNMAANADFEVPVVREPKDDLSVHGTEIIISGLKQEQHEALSRQQVKIRRVLGDVYSYLLREKGFSLLVDNTAVQPLLPCVWNHDRAVVVSGERIPAYIPIDKQLSPLLACLDCGRWQDLGLTRCEECGGSNLEERERRVTGWLGIQRYSHKTDFGVDFLRNGRKILVRDLSLFSWADPNEPGARPIPEYPIEVPNEGRIVGEIHLDHVRVNYQKNAFEYDTPEWKYAVRVLRGDGPLRPQFARSMGYDTNESPIGLLFTGYRRLDPGLRRLVPGDGKTAIHQKARDWAELFRKGVADYQDDTVWYEAARQHDIPKPTVPPEATQPSEDPELDARTRLDIPEPGEATPGPIDPPPARETEEQKQQRYRTVGQVLPDISGEYSLPNYSTWNVTVYALSGTELLDNNEQHVPVYAQGQRGPEVHVFVDLEHPLFTEFGSDPREHAVLSIAEYMRERRGSSAAVSSIVAELKDRCLPDQRVTPSALAAIAHSLLARVRDAMRPVIAGNAEGFWSLIGADDHAATEQTYASEGLDRAWDDVRAAGDWISYAPVTSVARLIGQRPGDFFDGKVFRASYAAFQDSHARSLAVSRIVGYLNDVGLLAERRARPRPDDLNRARLSCRLLDDELAEVSTDE; encoded by the coding sequence GTGAGTTCAGAGCCCCGCGTCGCCGTTGGGGAAGAGACGATCGACGTCACCCCGCACCCGCGGCTGCTCGCCGTCCTGGGCGATATCGAGTTCGCTCCGTGGCAGTGCCTGGCCGAACTGATCGACAACGCCTTTGATGACTTCCTGACCGCGCCGCCCGACGGTGAGACGCCGACAGTGGCGATCTCGCTGCCCGCGCGCGGGTCGGACCGCCGCGACGCGCAGGTCTGGATCAACGACAACGGCCGGGGAATGAGCCTCGACCACCTCAGTGGCGCTGTTTCGGCCGGTTGGACCAGCAACGCTCGCTACGGGAAACTCGGGCTATTCGGGATGGGTTTCAACATCGCGACCGCACGGTTAGGCAACACCACAACAGTTCGGACGACCCGAGCGGGTGACCCCGACTGGATCAGCGTCACTCTCGATCTACATAACATGGCCGCGAACGCCGACTTCGAGGTCCCGGTCGTCCGCGAGCCGAAAGACGACCTGTCAGTTCATGGCACCGAGATCATCATCAGCGGCCTGAAGCAGGAGCAGCATGAGGCCCTGTCCCGCCAGCAGGTCAAGATCCGCCGGGTCCTCGGGGACGTCTACTCCTATCTACTACGCGAAAAGGGCTTCTCTCTGCTCGTCGACAACACGGCGGTGCAACCACTGCTGCCGTGCGTGTGGAACCACGACCGTGCCGTTGTGGTCAGCGGCGAGCGGATCCCGGCCTACATCCCGATCGATAAGCAGCTCAGCCCACTGCTCGCCTGCTTGGACTGCGGCCGATGGCAGGATCTCGGCCTAACGCGCTGCGAGGAATGCGGCGGCTCGAACCTTGAAGAGCGCGAGCGACGCGTCACCGGATGGCTCGGGATCCAGCGGTACTCGCACAAGACCGACTTCGGCGTCGACTTTCTGCGCAACGGGCGCAAGATCCTTGTCCGCGACCTCAGCCTGTTCTCCTGGGCAGACCCCAACGAGCCAGGCGCGCGGCCGATCCCTGAATACCCCATCGAGGTGCCCAACGAGGGACGCATCGTCGGCGAGATCCACCTCGACCACGTCCGGGTCAACTACCAGAAGAACGCCTTCGAATACGACACACCGGAGTGGAAGTACGCGGTACGGGTGTTGCGCGGCGACGGACCGCTTCGGCCGCAGTTCGCGCGCAGCATGGGATACGACACGAACGAGTCGCCGATCGGACTGCTGTTCACCGGCTACCGCCGCCTCGACCCCGGACTACGTCGCCTGGTCCCCGGCGACGGGAAGACTGCGATCCACCAAAAGGCCCGGGATTGGGCCGAGTTGTTCCGCAAGGGCGTGGCCGACTACCAGGACGACACCGTCTGGTACGAAGCCGCCCGGCAACACGACATCCCGAAGCCGACCGTGCCACCAGAAGCAACCCAGCCCAGCGAAGACCCGGAGCTGGACGCCCGGACACGCCTGGACATCCCGGAACCGGGCGAGGCGACACCAGGCCCGATCGACCCGCCGCCGGCCCGCGAAACCGAGGAGCAGAAGCAGCAGCGCTACCGAACCGTCGGACAGGTCCTGCCCGACATTTCAGGAGAATATTCGCTGCCGAACTACAGCACCTGGAACGTCACCGTCTACGCCCTGTCCGGCACCGAGCTCCTCGACAACAACGAGCAGCACGTGCCGGTGTACGCGCAGGGACAACGCGGCCCCGAGGTTCACGTGTTCGTCGACCTCGAGCACCCGCTGTTCACCGAGTTCGGCAGCGACCCGCGCGAGCACGCCGTGCTGAGCATCGCCGAGTACATGCGTGAACGACGCGGCAGCAGCGCGGCGGTCAGTTCGATCGTGGCCGAGCTGAAGGATCGGTGCCTGCCAGACCAGAGGGTGACCCCATCGGCGCTGGCCGCGATCGCCCACTCCCTGCTCGCCCGGGTCCGCGACGCCATGCGCCCCGTGATCGCCGGCAACGCCGAAGGGTTCTGGTCGCTGATCGGCGCGGACGACCACGCCGCCACCGAGCAGACCTACGCCAGTGAAGGGCTGGACCGCGCCTGGGACGACGTACGCGCGGCGGGCGACTGGATCAGCTACGCGCCGGTGACCTCGGTCGCCCGGCTGATCGGCCAGCGCCCCGGCGACTTCTTCGACGGCAAGGTCTTTCGTGCCAGCTACGCCGCTTTCCAGGACAGCCACGCCCGGTCGCTGGCCGTCAGCCGCATCGTCGGCTACCTCAACGACGTCGGCCTGCTCGCCGAACGCCGCGCTCGGCCCCGCCCGGACGATCTGAACCGGGCGCGGCTCAGCTGCCGGTTGCTCGACGACGAGTTGGCGGAGGTCAGCACGGATGAATGA
- the istA gene encoding IS21 family transposase translates to MKSAEEIMHMLEAFDLTGSLRDAAELAGCSHHTVAKHVAARDAGQLTDQAAARPMLIDEFLPKMEEWMEHSKGKIRADVAHEKLLALGYRGSERTTRRAAATVRAAYRSGRIRVHRPWVTEPGMWLQYDFGDGPVIDGVKTILFCAWLAWSRFRVVLALRDKTMPSVFAALDVTLRRIGGVPTYVLTDNEKTVTVEHVAGIAVRNPQMLAFARHYGATVHTCEPADPASKGGSESTVKLAKADLVPKDTNLLGAYGSFAELEAACQAFCEQVNARVHRVTRRAPAEMLTEEQARLHRVPTVAHTVAFGLTRTVAAKTPMVTFEGGQYSVPHALLGQQVWVRSYGVGAGEQVVIVHVGERGPVEVARHLRARPGSPRLQDAHFPPAPAGLARAPKARTAAESEFLALGEGAHLWLAEAAAAGTTRMRVKMAAAVGTAKLVGAVEVDWALGHAAVNARFGEHDLASILEHHARTRPGELHRAGEDRSLTQGTASWAALGAAGDGLAEGGVSA, encoded by the coding sequence TTGAAGTCTGCCGAGGAGATCATGCACATGTTGGAAGCTTTCGACTTGACCGGGTCGTTGCGCGACGCGGCCGAACTGGCTGGCTGTTCGCACCACACGGTCGCCAAGCACGTTGCGGCCCGCGACGCGGGTCAGCTCACCGACCAGGCTGCAGCGCGGCCGATGTTGATTGATGAGTTCTTGCCCAAGATGGAGGAGTGGATGGAGCACTCCAAGGGCAAGATCCGCGCTGATGTGGCGCACGAGAAGCTGCTCGCGTTGGGCTATCGGGGTTCGGAGCGCACCACTCGCCGTGCGGCCGCGACGGTGCGGGCGGCGTACCGGTCCGGCCGGATCCGGGTGCACCGGCCGTGGGTGACTGAGCCGGGGATGTGGCTGCAGTACGACTTCGGCGACGGGCCGGTGATCGACGGGGTCAAGACGATCCTGTTCTGCGCGTGGTTGGCGTGGTCCCGGTTCCGGGTGGTGTTGGCGCTGCGGGACAAGACGATGCCCAGCGTGTTCGCGGCCCTGGATGTGACGCTGCGCAGGATCGGCGGCGTCCCGACCTATGTGCTGACCGATAACGAGAAGACCGTCACCGTCGAGCATGTCGCGGGGATCGCGGTGCGTAACCCGCAGATGCTCGCGTTCGCCCGGCACTACGGGGCGACGGTGCACACGTGCGAGCCGGCCGATCCCGCGTCGAAGGGCGGCTCGGAGTCGACGGTGAAGCTGGCGAAGGCCGACCTGGTCCCGAAGGACACGAACCTGCTGGGCGCCTACGGCTCGTTCGCCGAGTTGGAGGCGGCCTGCCAAGCGTTCTGTGAGCAGGTCAACGCCCGGGTCCACCGGGTGACGCGGCGGGCGCCGGCCGAGATGCTGACCGAGGAACAGGCCCGGCTGCACCGGGTGCCGACCGTGGCGCATACGGTCGCGTTCGGGCTGACCCGCACCGTCGCGGCGAAGACGCCGATGGTCACCTTCGAGGGCGGGCAGTACTCGGTGCCACACGCGTTGCTCGGCCAGCAGGTCTGGGTCCGCAGCTACGGTGTCGGCGCCGGCGAGCAGGTGGTGATCGTGCACGTCGGCGAGCGCGGTCCGGTCGAAGTCGCCCGGCACCTGCGCGCGCGGCCGGGCAGTCCGCGGCTGCAGGACGCGCACTTCCCACCCGCTCCGGCCGGGCTGGCGCGGGCGCCGAAGGCGCGCACCGCCGCCGAGAGTGAGTTCCTGGCGTTGGGTGAGGGCGCGCACCTGTGGTTGGCCGAGGCTGCCGCCGCGGGCACCACAAGGATGCGGGTCAAGATGGCCGCCGCGGTCGGCACCGCGAAGCTCGTCGGTGCTGTCGAGGTGGACTGGGCGCTCGGGCACGCCGCGGTCAACGCCCGCTTCGGCGAGCATGATCTGGCCTCGATCCTCGAGCACCACGCCAGGACTCGGCCCGGCGAGCTGCACCGGGCCGGGGAGGATCGTTCCCTCACCCAAGGCACTGCGAGCTGGGCCGCGCTCGGTGCCGCCGGGGACGGCCTGGCCGAGGGCGGGGTGAGCGCGTGA
- the istB gene encoding IS21-like element helper ATPase IstB: MAAGVPAAPPLPDDLEAVLRRLRLPHIRRLAPEVLATAKAQRWEPAEVLRALFAEEAAGRERSALATRRAAAAFPTGKTFDAWKPDASSIPAPTQQALRTLEWVHRRENLVVCGPSGTGKTFLLEALGQQAVESGLKVAWFTLEDLGVLLRRHRADDTVSKAIARVLRADLVVVDDIGLLPVAQDAAEGLYRLVDAAYEKRSVAVSSNLHPAAFDELMPKTLATATVDRLLHHAHVCQTSGDSVRLSQALAGQGVLALT, encoded by the coding sequence ATAGCGGCGGGTGTTCCGGCCGCACCGCCACTGCCGGATGACCTAGAGGCTGTGTTGCGTCGGCTGCGGCTGCCACACATCCGCCGGCTGGCGCCGGAGGTGCTCGCCACCGCGAAAGCGCAACGCTGGGAACCGGCCGAAGTGCTGCGGGCCCTATTCGCCGAAGAGGCCGCCGGACGCGAACGCTCCGCGCTGGCGACCCGGCGAGCGGCGGCGGCGTTCCCCACCGGCAAAACCTTCGACGCGTGGAAGCCGGACGCCTCCTCGATCCCGGCACCGACCCAGCAGGCGCTGCGCACCCTGGAATGGGTGCACCGGCGAGAGAACCTGGTGGTCTGCGGCCCGTCCGGGACCGGGAAGACGTTCCTGCTCGAAGCCCTCGGCCAGCAGGCCGTCGAATCCGGGCTCAAGGTCGCCTGGTTCACCCTGGAAGACCTCGGCGTGCTGCTGCGCCGACACCGGGCCGATGACACCGTGTCCAAGGCGATCGCCCGGGTCCTACGTGCAGATCTCGTCGTCGTCGATGACATCGGGCTCTTGCCGGTGGCCCAAGACGCCGCCGAAGGCCTCTACCGCCTAGTGGATGCGGCATATGAGAAACGCTCCGTGGCCGTGAGCTCGAACCTGCACCCGGCAGCGTTCGACGAGCTGATGCCCAAAACCCTCGCCACCGCGACCGTCGACCGACTGCTTCACCACGCCCACGTCTGCCAAACCAGCGGCGACTCGGTCCGACTGTCCCAAGCACTCGCCGGACAAGGAGTGCTGGCCTTGACCTGA